A stretch of the Ensifer sp. PDNC004 genome encodes the following:
- a CDS encoding DUF5131 family protein, which translates to MAENSAISWTTHTWNPWMGCTKVSPACDGCYAEALMDKRYNKVQWGNHPRQRTGAQTWNDPRRWQRQAEKDGSRPFVFCASLADIFDNQVPAEWRADAFNVMRDTPRLVYLLLTKRPQNIVKLSDAAGGLPRNAALGATCEDQPRADKNLPALWVAKIELQPLFTFGSFEPLLSDILVPPAFMPDWVITGGETDQGGHKARPSHHDWFRSLRDQAAAAGVPYHHKQNGEWIPLSHYDGGEWPSDAGGCCRLTYSGERADGGYPMQKVGKKFAGRLLDGIEHNAFPEVA; encoded by the coding sequence ATGGCCGAGAATTCCGCGATCTCCTGGACCACCCACACTTGGAACCCATGGATGGGCTGCACCAAGGTCAGCCCGGCATGCGACGGCTGCTACGCCGAAGCGCTGATGGACAAGCGCTACAACAAGGTACAGTGGGGAAACCACCCGCGCCAGCGCACCGGCGCCCAGACTTGGAATGACCCGCGCCGCTGGCAGCGCCAGGCCGAGAAGGACGGCAGCCGTCCCTTCGTCTTCTGCGCCAGCCTCGCCGACATCTTCGATAACCAGGTTCCGGCAGAGTGGCGCGCCGATGCCTTCAACGTCATGCGCGACACCCCGCGCCTCGTTTATCTGCTGCTGACGAAGCGGCCGCAAAACATCGTCAAGCTTTCCGACGCCGCCGGCGGGCTGCCGAGAAACGCAGCGCTCGGCGCGACGTGCGAGGATCAGCCCCGCGCTGACAAGAATCTACCAGCACTTTGGGTCGCTAAAATCGAACTGCAGCCGCTCTTCACCTTCGGTTCGTTCGAGCCGCTGCTCAGCGATATCCTTGTGCCGCCCGCTTTCATGCCGGATTGGGTCATCACCGGTGGCGAGACCGACCAGGGCGGCCACAAGGCGCGCCCGTCGCATCATGATTGGTTCCGTAGCCTGCGCGACCAGGCGGCGGCCGCTGGCGTCCCCTACCACCACAAACAGAATGGCGAGTGGATTCCGCTCTCCCACTACGACGGCGGCGAGTGGCCGTCCGATGCTGGCGGATGTTGCCGGCTGACCTATAGCGGCGAGCGCGCCGACGGCGGCTATCCGATGCAGAAGGTCGGGAAGAAGTTTGCCGGCAGGCTCCTCGACGGTATCGAGCACAACGCGTTTCCGGAGGTGGCATGA